GGCCAATCGTATTGTTTCTCGAATACTCGATGAGCTCGGAGCCAGCGTCAAACCAGGCGTATCGACCATGCTTTTCGAGGAGATCTGCCGGGCCCGGTGCGACGAGTACGATGTGCGTCCGGCATTTCTCGGGTATCAGGGATTTCCCTTTGCCCTGTGTTGTTCTGTGAATGAAGAGATTGTGCACGGCTTTCCCTCCAAGGAGCGCATTCTGGAAAAGGGCGATATCGTCAGTTTTGACATGGGTGTCGTGTATAACGGTTTTTATGGTGACTCCGCCCGCACCTTTGGTGTAGGAGAGGTTTCCGATGAAGCAAGAAAACTCATGGATGTGACCCGTGAGTCTCTGTATAAGGGTATCGAACAGGCCAAACCCGGTAACAACCTGTATGACATCTCCGCGGCAATACAGTCATACGTTGAAGGGTTCGGCTTCGGTATAGTTCGTCGTTTTGTAGGGCACGGGATAGGTTCTCATCTTCATGAGAAACCGGAGATCCCAAACTTCGTCCCCAAGGGCATTCCCGGCATTCCTCTTAAAGCCGGCATGGTGCTTGCCATTGAGCCGATGGTCACGGTTGGGAGCTACGAAGTTGAAGTCCTGGAGGACAAATGGACAGCGGTGACAAAGGACAGGAAGCTGTCTGCTCACTTTGAGCACACCATTGCCATTACCTCCGACGGACCGAGGATATTGAGTCTGTCTGAATAGTGCGCCACGGAGATGGCATATTTGGACTTGCTCTTTGTCGGGAAACGCTGTATTAAACACAGCTTCGTTTAAAAGGCCACCCCCGAGTAGGGGGTCTGGGCATTATTGTTATTTAGAAATTGGAGATGGTCATGAAAGTCAGACCTTCTGTTAAGAAAATGTGTTCCAAGTGCAAAGTAATCAGGCGCAACGGCGTCCTGCGGGTGATCTGTGAGAACCCCAGGCATAAGCAGCGTCAAGGATAGAGGGTAAAAACTATGGCACGTATTGCTGGTGTTGATCTGCCGAAGAACAAGCGCATCGATGTTGCGCTGACCTACATTTACGGCATCGGCCGGACCATGGCCCTGCAGATTCTCGAAACGACCAATGTGAATTGGACGACGAACAGCGACGATCTTACTGCCGATGAAGTCAGCCAGATTCGTCTCGAGATCGAAAACAATTACAAGGTTGAGGGTGACCTCCGTCGTGAGATCACCACCAACATCAAACGTCTGATGGACATCGGCTGCTACCGCGGCCTGCGTCATCGTCGCGGTCTGCCCGTTCGCGGTCAGAAATCCAAGACCAACGCCCGTACCCGCAAGGGTCCCCGCCGTTCGGTTATGGGTCGTAAGAAGAAATAAGTTCGATACGCGACTATCGCTGGCGCGCCTGTGAGCGCGTAGGCGTTTTATAAGACTTTTATTCAACGGAGATTAAGGCAATGGCTAAACCCCGTCGCTCTGGGAAGAAGAAAGAGAAGAAAAACATTCCCGTCGGTATTGCTCATGTCAAGGCCACGTTCAATAATACGATCGTGACTTTCACGGATGTTAAGGGCAATGTCGTCAGTTGGGCTTCTGCAGGCGCTCACTTCAAGGGTTCCCGCAAGTCCACTCCTTTCGCGGCACAGATGGCTGCTGAGTCCGCTGCCAAGCGCGCTCAGGATTCCGGCATGCGTACCGTCGGCATTTACGTCAAGGGCCCCGGGTCCGGACGTGAGGCCGCCATGCGCGCCATCAACAATGTAGGCTTCAAGGTCACCTTCATCAGGGATATCACCCCGATTCCCCACAATGGTTGCCGTCCGCCTAAACGCCGCAGGGTCTAATTAAGGAGATTTATCGTGGCAAGATATACTCAAGCAAAATGCAAGCTGTGCCGCCGCGAGGGAGAAAAGCTCTTCCTCAAAGGTGATCGCTGCTACACTGATAAGTGCGCTTACGAAAAGCGTCCCTACCCCCCGGGACATTCCGGTCGGATGCGTCACAAGATGTCCGATTACGCCATCCAGCTGCGTGAAAAGCAGAAGGTCCGCCGCATGTACGGCGTGCTCGAAGGCCAGTTCCGCATGTACTACCAGCGTGCCGACGGCATGAAGGGTGTCACCGGTCACAACCTGTTGATTCTTCTTGAACGCCGTCTTGATAACGTCATTTACCGTCTTGGCTTTGCCAACTCGCGCAACCAGGCTCGTCAGCTGGTGCTGCACGGTATTTTCAAGCTCAACGGTCGTCGTGTGAACATTCCGTCCATGCAGGTCAAGGCCGAGGATGTCATCGAAGTTCGCGAAGAAGCCCGCAAGGTTCCTGTGATTAACGAAGCCCAGGAAGTCATCGCCCGCCGCGGTTGCCCTGAGTGGCTCGAGTCCGACGGCGCCAACTTCAAGGGCACGGTCAAGGCCATGCCGAGCCGGGACGACATCCAGTTCCCGATCAACGAGCAGCTGATTGTCGAATTGTACTCCAAGTAAATAGGGGACTACATGCTTATTGAGAACGGCGACAAACTCATCAACACCCGCAACTGGAGCGAACTGGTCAAGCCCGAGTCCCTCGTGCGCGACTCCAAGTCCTCCAGAATGTACGGCAAGTTCATCTGCGAACCCTTGGAGCGCGGCTATGCCACCACCATCGGCAACGCCATGCGTCGGGTTCTTCTCTCCTCCATGCAGGGCTGTGCCATCGTGTCCGCCTCTGTTGAAGGAGTGCAGCATGAATTCACCACGCTGCCTGGTGTTCTTGAGGACATGACCGAAGTTGTGCTGAACCTGAAGCAGGTTCGCATGGCAATGACCACGGACGAGCCACAACGCTTGGTCCTCGAAGCCAACAAGAAGGGGCAGGTTACTGCGGGCATGATTCAGGAAAATCAGAATGTTACCATTCTGAACAAGGATCAACTCATTGCCACGCTGACTGAGAACCGCACTTTGAAGATGGAATTGGAAGTCCGTATGGGCAAGGGATACGTCCCGGCCGACATGCATGAGGGACTGACCGATGAAATCGGCTCCATGATCCTTGACGCCAGCTATTCCCCTGTCAAGAAGGTCGCATATTCCGTCGAACAGGCGCGTGTTGGCCAGATGACGAACTATGATAAACTCATTCTCGAGGTGTGGACCGATGGTTCTGTCACCCCTGAGGATGCCTGTGCATACAGCGCCAAAATCCTGAAAGAACAGCTTTCGGTGTTCATCAACTTTGATGAGCTTTCTTCCCAGACCATGGAAGAAGAAGACGACTCCATCGATCTGAACCCGAATCTTTTCAAGTCCATTGATGAGCTCGAACTCTCTGTTCGCGCTACCAACTGCTTGAAGGCGGCCAATATCCAATTGGTGGGCGAACTTGTACAGCGGACCGAGCAGACCATGCTCAAGACCAAGAATTTTGGTCGCAAGTCCCTGGACGAAATTCGTCGCGTTTTGGACAGCATGACTCTCAAGTTTGGTATGACTATCGAGGATTTTGACAAGAAATACCAGGAATGGTTGAAGAGGAAAGAGAAAAATGAGGCATAGAAAGTCCGGCCGTAAATTGAATCGGTCCAATACTCACCGTGCCGCCATGTTCAAGAACATGGCCCGCGCGCTCCTGACCTACGAACAGATTCGCACCACCGAGCCCAAAGCCAAGGAACTCCGTCGCATTGTCGACAAGCTGATTACCCTGGCTCTGCGCAACGATCTGCATACACGCCGTCAGGCTTACAAGGTTCTTGGCAGCCACCAGATGGTACAGCGTCTTTTTGATGAAATTGGTCCCCGTTTCGAGGGCGGCCAGGGTGGCTACACCCGCATCATCAAGCTGGCACTGCCCCGTAAGGGTGACTGCGCTCCCATGGTCATCATAGAGTTGACCAAGAAGGCCTCCGAGGTCGTCGCACCTGAAGCTCCGGCTAAGGAAGAGTCCAAGAAGGACACTCCCAAGAAGGCCGAAGCCAAGAAGGATGACAAGAAGCCTGCCAAGAAGGCTCCTGCCAAGAAAGCCGTTGAGAAGGCTGACGAGGCAGAAAAGAAACCTGCCAAGAAGGCTGCTCCCAAGAGCGAAACCGACGCAGAATAAATTGAAAAGGGCAGGCCTTGAGCCTGCCCTTTTTTTGGCTTTATCTATTGAAAAAATAAATCTAATGGATTGGTCTTATGGACATCAGAAAGCTTGAAGCGTTTTGCAAGGTATTTGAACTGCAGAGTTTTTCCAAAGCAGGCGAAGCCATGTTCCTTTCGCAGCCCACTATCAGTTCTCATGTCGCCAATCTTGAAGATGAATTGGGAGTGAGGCTCTTTGATCGATTGGGACGCAAGGTTCTGCCTACCCAAGCCGGAGAAGTCCTGTACAAGAGCATGGTCACTATATTCCGTAACCTTGAACAGGCCAAGGCATCCATTGAGATGCTCAGGGATCGGGTCGTGGGAGAGTTGCAGATAGGGTGCAGTACTATTCCCTCGCACAGCATTTTGCCCGCGCTTTTGGCTGATTTTTCCACGCGATATCCTGATGTGTCCTTTACGGTGCATACCGCTGACTCGGCTGAAGTGATAAAACGTGTTGCCTGTGGCGACTGGCCGGTGGGCATTGTCGGCAAGAAGCCGGAAGAAGATGAGTTGGTTTCCAAGCTGCTTGTCAAAGACAAGACCATCGTGGTGGCGGCGCCTGACGCGTCGTGGCTACCGGTCGGAGATGACCCCATTGAGTTGGATAAACTCATTCAACTGCCTTGGGTCATGCGAATAAAAGGTTCGGCAACGCGTCTGGTGTTGGAGAGAGAACTCGCTCTGGCCGGGCATTCCTTGCAAAGCCTTAATATCCGCTGTCGAGTGGAAGGCACCTGCGAAAGTCTGGCCCATGCCGCCAACAAGGTTGGTGTCTGCTTTACCTCTCGGTTGGCCGCACAGCCTCTTTTGTCCAGCGGTGAGGTGAAACAGTTGAATGTTCCTGCTTTGGAAGGGGATCGCCAGTTCTATCTCATTCATCACGGCGGACGGTACATGTTCCCGGCCCTCAAGGCCTTTATCGGGTTCCACCAGTAGGCGTTCTGATCAGGGGATGAATTCGAGTCTGGGCACTTGCTTGATGAGTCCGGACTCAAGGAGGTTTTCATAGAAAACCTTCAATCCCCTTTGTTCTTCTTCACCGAAATCATAGACCAATCCGTCGAAGTAGGAGCACATCTCCTCATCGTTCAGGCAGCTTTCTTCCGCTGCCATGACACAGACTTCGCTCATGTGATCCACGCCCCATCGCTTGCCTTGCTGAAGTTGGCAAACTCCTTTTTCAAGTGCAGCCCGGTTCCTGATCCAGCTATTTCGCTGTACAAGCCAGACGCCGAAGATGAATGGCAGTCCGGTCAATTCCCGCCACGCTTCTCCCAGATCTATCCGGTGCGGATAATCGGGATGGTAGCGCAGGTTCAGCGCTTCGTCGCCGATGGCCAGGATGGCTTCGGGGCGTTCGCCGTTTTTCAGGGCAAGGGATGCGTTTCCTGTGGTGAAATCTGTTCGTATTTTCCAGTGCTTTGTCAGTAAAATTCGGAGCAGGGCCGCAGAGGTATGCGTCTGTGCGCTGACCAGGATGGTCGTGCCCGACAGTTTTTCCATGGGACGGCGGCACAGAAGGAGTACGCTTTGCACCGGCCCCCGACTGCCGATAGCTATGTCGGGAATGAGGTAATATTTTTCCGGGTGGCGAGCATATTCGATACTGGAAGCGGCAGACAGATCGAGCAGACCGTCATCCATGAGCCGGTTGAGTTCCGAGGGCGGACCGGATGAAATTGCGAAATCGTTCTCTATGAGGCCTGTTTCCAGCGGATGATAAATGGGCAACACGTTGAGATACCCTATTTTCCCAAGGCGAAGGGGCATTATTCCGCCTCCATAAGCGTATAGTTCATGGTTCGTTGTCTGGGAGTGAAACCGGCGGTTTTGACCAGCCGATGGATATCCTCGCGTGACAGCCGGAAGGCTACGCCAGCGGCCTTGACCACGTTTTCCTCGATCATGGTGGATCCGAAGTCGTTGCCGCCGAAATAGAGGGCCAACTGGGCGATTTCCGGTCCCATGGTCACCCAGGAGACCTGGATGTTGTCCACGTTGTCCAGTACCAGTCGCGATACGGCCAGGGTTCGCAGGTATTCCACGCTGGTCAGTTTGCGGCAATGGGGCAATTCGGTGTGGTCTGGCTGGAAGGTCCAGGGTATGAAGGCCGTGAATCCGCCGGTGCGGTCCTGGACGTCTCGAACGCGGAACAAGTGTTCCAGGCGTTGGGCCGGTGTCTCCACGTGTCCGAACATCATTGTCGCCGTGGTCCGCATGCCCTGGCGGTGCGCTTCTTCCATAACGCCCAGCCATTGGGCGGTGGGACATTTGTTGGGTGCCACCTCGGTGCGGACCGCGTCCACCAGGATTTCCGCTCCACCGCCGGGAATGGAATCCAGACCTGCGGCGCGCAACCGTTCCAAGACCTCGGAAACCGGGATACGTTCCTTTTCGCTCCAGAAAACAACTTCCGGCGGAGAAAAAGCGTGGATGTGGATCGGGTAATTGGTCTTGATGAATCGGAGCAGGTCTTCGTACCAGGTCAGGGGAAGGTCGGGGTGATGGCCGCCCTGCATGAGGATCTGGGTGCCGCCCAGCGAGAGGGTCTCTTGGATTTTCCGGCCGATCTCCTCGAAGCTGAGGACATAGCCTTCAGCCTGGCCGGGTTCCCGGTAGAACGCGCAAAATTTGCAGCAGCACACGCATATGTTGGAATAGTTGATGTTCCTGTCCACCACGTAGGTGACTACCGGCTCCGGGTGTTTTTGCAGGCGGACCTGGTGTGCGAGATGGCCGAGATCATGGAATTCAGCTTCGGCATAGACGGTCATGGCTTCTTCAAAATCAATGCGCCCGCCATCCAGAATCTTTGAAAAAATTGTATCAAGCTTACTCATGTGCTACTCGTCTGGTTCATTTCGTGATCGTCTGCCCATCCGCGATAATGCGGCCTGAAAAGTTCAGGAGAAGAAGGGGATGGGGGCTGCGGGATTCTTTACATCTCGTTGAAAAAGCCGTCGCGTTCAATCGGGGTGCAACCGCAGCCGCGGATCATTTCCTTGAGATCGTTGCGGGTCATGCCCTGATCCGAGGTGGCCCCGGCCTCGTGACCGATCTTTTCCTCCACCACGGTGCCGTCGAAATCATCGGCGCCGAATTTGAGGGCGGCCTGAGCCAGCTTGACGCCGAGCATCACCCAATACGCCTTGATGTGCGGGATGTTGTCGAGCATGAGGCGGCTTATGGCTATGGTTTGCAGCTTTTCCAGGCCCGTCAGCGGATTTTCGATGGCCAGCCGACTGTTTTCGGTCAGAAAGGGCAGGGGGATGAAACAGGTGTATCCGTGCCCCCGATCCTGGGATTCGCGCAGCCGGATCAGGTGATCGACGCGGTCCCGGATGGATTCGATGTGGCCGAAGAGCATGGTGCAGTTGGTCTTCATGCCGAGAGCATGTGCCTCTTCGTGTACGGCCAGCCATTCATCGGCCGTGGATTTGCGCGGACATATCTGCTTTCGTATCTCGGGATTGAATATTTCTGCGCCGCCACCGGGCAGCATGTCCAGGCCGGACTGGTTCAGCCGGGTCAGGACTTCCTTGGTGGGCACTCCCTCCAGGCGGGCGAAATGGGCGATTTCCACGGCGGTAAAGCATTTGAGCACCACTTCGGGCAGGCGTTTCTTGACGGCCTGCATGAGGTGTTCGAAATAGTCCAGGCCCAGCCGGGGGTGACAGCCGCCCACGATGTGGATTTCCCGTGGGGTCAGGGAGGTCGAATCGATCTTGGCGATGACGTCGTCCGCTTCGAGCACGAAACCGCCGTCCTGACCGTCCTCGCGCTGGTAGGCGCAGAAGGTGCAGCCGTTGACGCAGATGTTGGTATAGTTGACGTGCTGGTTGATCACATAGAATGCCTTGTCGCCGTGAAGCCGGGCACGCATCCGATGGGCCAGCGCGCCCACCGCCAGCGGCTCGGGGCATTCAAAGAGTCGTACGCCGTCTTCGAAAGACAGCCGCTCGCCGGTTTCGACCTTGGCGCGGATGTCTGCCAGACCCATGTTGTCGAAATAGTCGCTTTTGAACAGATTCATGGAAGATCTCCTAACAGGATGCTTCGGTCAGGCCGTGTCGAAGGAAATTCGTCAGGCCAAGGGCTTTTTCCGAGAGTGAAAGATGGGCGGGTTCCAGGCCCGGGTCCAGTGAGGGAACGGCGTGCCCCTGGAGAAACCGGTCCAGGATGGCATGCAGGTTGAAGACGGCCATATCAACATTCAGGCCTTCTGGCAGATGCCCTGCCTTGATGCCGTCTTCGACGAGTTGCCGGAGAAATCTGGCCAGCGCCCCTCGGATTTCGCCGAGGAAGCGTTCGCGTAAAGGGAAGTTTTCGTTGAACAGCATTTTCAGGTAGATGCGATAGATGTGCGGATGCGCGTCCACGAACTTGCAGCCGGCGATAAAGCTCTGTTCAATGCGTTCAAAAAAATCGTGCCCCGGCGTGTCGCGGATTTCCTTGAGAGGTTTCTTGAATTGGGCCACGGCGTGGCCGAAGATGTGCTCGAACAATCCCTGCTTGTTGCCGAAATACTTGAACAGCGATCCCTTGGCGATGCCGAGGCGGTCGACAATGCGGTTGACGCTCGCCTGGTGATACCCGTGGTCTGCAAATTCCCGTGTGGCCTCGGCCAGGACGCGTTGCTGTTTTTCCTCGGGCAGGTTTTCGAAGGTCTTGTTGTTGTGCGTCATGGTACGGGCTTGCTCTTTGTAGCTGGTTCCGTTAGTGGTGACCAGGTGGTCACCATGTTTATAGCCGCTTTGTCTTCCTGTCAAGCTGGTGCTGAAAGATAAATATTATAGAGAGATATAATGTCAGATACGCTCACCCTCGGTTATTCTCCCTGTCCCAACGACACCTTCATATTTCATGCTCTGGCTTCTGGCCTGGTGGACTGGCCCGGAGGGCTGTCCGTCACCCTGGCCGATGTGGAGGAACTCAATGCCATGGCCGGTTCCGGCGCTCTGGACGTGGTCAAGGTGTCCGTGGCCGCCGCTGCGGGCATTCTGGACGACTATGTGCTTTTGCGGGCGGGCGGGGCCATGGGCTACGGCGTAGGGCCGATCCTGGTGGCTGGGGAGCAGCGCTCCCTGGAATCCCTGGATGGCGGAAAAGTGGCTATCCCCGGTCGCAGGACCACGGCAAACCTGTTGTTTGGAATGTGCTGTCGCGAGGCCGGAATCACTGTGGACACGGTGGAAATGGTCTTTGACCAGGTCATGCCCGCTGTTGAAGCCGGTGCGGCAGGAGCGGGCGTGGTCATCCATGAAGGGCGGTTTACCTTTGGGGAAAGCGGGTTGGTCCGAATCCTGGATCTCGGGGCGTGGTGGGAGGCGTATACCGGTTTGCCGCTTCCGCTGGGTGCCATTGCGGTCAAACGTTCTCTGGGCGAGGACGTTGCCAGGAGCATGAACAAGGCCATCCGTCAAAGTTTGCTGGCGGCCCGCGCCAATCCCGGTCTTGGGCGGGAGTATGTCCGAAAACATGCCCAGGAGATGGATGAAGCGGTTATTCGCAGGCACATCGAGACGTTCGTCACCGACTACAGCCTGGATGTGGGAGATGCTGGGGTCGAAGCCGTGATGGGGCTTTTGTCCGAGGCAGGGTGTACCCGCAAAGACATCTTTATTACTCTTTAGGCGGGTTGTCTTTTCCTGGGCGCTCTGTCTTGGCTGATGAATACCCCGGCGATCACCAGGGCGGAGGCGGCGTACTGCATCCAGTTGAGCCTCTCGCCAAGTATGACCATCCCCATGATCAGGGTGATCACCGGGATGAGGTTGATGAAGGAAGAGGCCTGTCCGGCGGAGATCTTGGACATGCCGTAGTTGTACATGCCGTATGCGAAGATGGTCACGAAGATGCCCAGATAGAATATGGTGGCCAGACCGGCCAGATCGATCGTGGTCGGCAGCGTGGTGGATGGCAGGAAGAGCAGCGGGAAGTAGAACACGGCTCCTATGAACGCCTGGATCATGGTCAGAAACCACGGATTATAGCGCGGTGAGAGCTTCTTGAAGGCGATCATGTAGCCGCAGGCACAGATCATGGCCAGAAATTCGAGGAAGTTGCCGAGCACGGGGTTGGAGGCGGTTTCCGTGGATTCAGCTACGGCGGACAGTACGACCGCCCCCACGATGGCCAGTCCGAAACCGGCGACCGTGCGCTTGGTCAGTGGCTCATTCAGGGTCAGGCGGGCGGCCACCGCCACCATGAGCGGCAGCAGGGCGCAGATCATGCCGGCTTGGGATGCGTCAGTGTAAGAGAGGGAGAGGGCCTCGAAAATGAAGTAGAAGCCCGGTTCGCAGATGCCCATGAAGGCGAGCAGCTTCCAGTCGCCGGGCCGGTAGTCGATGTGTCTCAGGGTCTTGAAGACGAGCATGAAGCCGAGGCTGGCCACGAACATGCGTCCGAAGATGACCACCATGGGGTCGAATTTCTGAAAGGCGAATTTGAGCGCTATGAACGAGCTGGACCAGAGCAGGACAGCAGCCCAAAGCGCCAGTAATGCCTTTGTTTTTCCTTCAACCAATGCCATGCGGGTTTCCTTTGTAAACGTCTTGGCCTGTCTAACACCGTTCAGTCTGCATGGGAACTGCATATGGCATCATATAATTGGATGAAGTTGATTTGCCGTGCCGGTGCCGCATACGTAAAGAGGGTTCCGCTTTTGCGGAACCCTCTTTACGGTGTTCTATGAAATATCCCTTCTAGTGGGGACAGACGGCAAGGATGTTGACGGGTTTGAAACCGTTGCCCGGGTCTTCTGCGTAGCGGCAGCCCAGATGGGAATCATCCCGTTTGTTTATGATGTCCTGTTCCGAACCGAGATAGTGCGGGCAGTTGTTGTTGTTGCAGACCAGAATGACGCCCCAGCAGGTCTCGGGGGGCGTGAGCCACGCATCCATGACCTGGTTGCAATGAGGGCAGTTTCTGTCCGGCAGTTCCGTGACAATTCCGGCGTATTCATGAATAACCATTGTATCTCCTTGGGGCCAGCGGCAGGCCGTCGTTTATATATGGTGGTCCTGAAGATAATTCCCTTGTCGCCCACGTCAAGGGGCTGGGCGATTATTTTTCCGGAATGGGAGGCAGGTAGCGGAGCAGTTTGAAAAGGGCGCGGGCGCTCTTGGAGGGCTTGTTGCCGGCTTTTTCCCGCCGAGCATTCAGGGTGAGCTGTCTTATGCGCTGGCCTTCCTCCGGGTTGGCTTCGAACAATTCCTGCAACAGATCGTCATCGCCGTTAACCAGCCTGTCACGAATGATTTCGAGACGGTGGAATTCGGCGGTCTTGAGGGAATGCCCCTGTTGGGCGGCCTCCACAATTTCCCGGACATGACTGGTGTCGAAGGTGCGCATGAGCTTGCCCACGTATTGCATGTGCCGCCGAGCAGCCTCGTGTTTGGTGATCTTTTTTATGAGCAGCAGAGCCTTTTCCACTTCAGGGGGCAGGTTCGCATCTTTGACGACGGCATCGCCCAGATTCGCCAGATCGGTTCCGAGCTTTTGCAGTTCATGCATATCGCGTTTGAGTTGGGAGCGGCTGGGGCGCTCGTCCACCTCGTCGAATTCAGCCGGATGGTATGTACTGTTCTTCTTGACCATTATTTCCTGAGTGGCGCTGTGGCCAGATCGTTTTCGAGTTCTGTGAAGATGGCCTGGACGCCTTGGGTCATGGCCTGGACCAGGGATTGGGGGTCAGGTTCGGCAATGGGGATGCGTTTTGAATAGGTGTTGGAGAAGACGATGACGTTTTCAGCAGTGGATTCATCCACCGCGAAGAACTGCATTTCCACCACGGCTGTCG
This sequence is a window from Pseudodesulfovibrio sp. S3. Protein-coding genes within it:
- a CDS encoding DMT family transporter, with the protein product MALVEGKTKALLALWAAVLLWSSSFIALKFAFQKFDPMVVIFGRMFVASLGFMLVFKTLRHIDYRPGDWKLLAFMGICEPGFYFIFEALSLSYTDASQAGMICALLPLMVAVAARLTLNEPLTKRTVAGFGLAIVGAVVLSAVAESTETASNPVLGNFLEFLAMICACGYMIAFKKLSPRYNPWFLTMIQAFIGAVFYFPLLFLPSTTLPTTIDLAGLATIFYLGIFVTIFAYGMYNYGMSKISAGQASSFINLIPVITLIMGMVILGERLNWMQYAASALVIAGVFISQDRAPRKRQPA
- the yjgA gene encoding ribosome biogenesis factor YjgA: MVKKNSTYHPAEFDEVDERPSRSQLKRDMHELQKLGTDLANLGDAVVKDANLPPEVEKALLLIKKITKHEAARRHMQYVGKLMRTFDTSHVREIVEAAQQGHSLKTAEFHRLEIIRDRLVNGDDDLLQELFEANPEEGQRIRQLTLNARREKAGNKPSKSARALFKLLRYLPPIPEK